The genomic DNA AAAATGTCGGAAATGTGCCAGATACCAtcatttaaatgaaaaaaataaaataaaattcatgtttgctaatgtttttccttcttttgttaAAAACGAACGGCTAGGAagcaaataaatatataaaaactcATATGGGGTTTAGGGATAGTCATGCTCTTGGCGGAGATTGTGGTGGGGATGGTAGTTGTAGCAAGATTGGTGCCAGTGGCAGTAGTGGTAGTGGCAGTAGTGGTTGGGGTGGCCTGGCAATGCTGTGGTGGCAATGGAGGGCACTAGTGGTGTAAGTGATGGTAGGAGTGGCGACAACCATGATGTAATGGTGGTGAAAGGTATTTGTAATAATAATGGTTTGGTGAGAGTAACATAAACGGTGGATGTGGTGGTGGCAGAGATGGTGGCGGCGGCGGTGCTGAAGAGGTGCTACTAACTATACCAAACTAACAAACTTCAAAATATAGAGTTTAGCTTTATATATAACTGACCCAAATTGTTGGGAccaattctttgtttttttttttttttttttgataatatgaaaattatttctttatattctaactttttttttgaacaagcgTTATTATCCACCGGAGAGATAAtagacttagcctcacaataggctagcaataatgtgattcaaattcgtctttaacgaaaattgaacctaagaccttttacttacaagtaaaataccactaaaccatagtactaagtggttattatattttaacttttaagtaAACATGAATTTAGGTTTTGAGTTCAGCTTGGGTAACCAACGGAGCACATCTACACAGAAAATGGATTGAATCCATCTTGGACTTCAAACATGGTCTCCACACTTCCAACTAGTTCCAAGTCAACAGTGCCAATGAGGGGTTTTAAAGCTTATATTTTAAGCTTTATTGAATGGATTGAAGATGGTCTTACGGGGGAGAAAATAATCGGTGAGAATTGAACCCGCACAAGGGACATAATTGTTTTCCACTATTATGGTAAAGCGTCGTCTGCACTCTTcctattatttttgtattttaaaagaaGCAATAAAagtaatgtaaaaaaaaaaaaaacaaaaaaaaaaatccctgcGGCAAAAAAAGGCAAGAGAAAAAACCCTAGCCGTCGACATGTGCCCTTAGCGTTTTAAATTTGAGCTTGGGTAACCAACAGAGCCCATCTATGCAGAAAATGGATTGAGCCCAGCCCATCTTGGACTTTCAAATGAGGTCTCCACACTTCCAACTAGTTCCAAGTCCACAGTGCTAATTGGCAAGGCAATAGAAATATCTTATGCCCTCTTTTATCCTCATCTCTGCCCTCCCCATCTAATATCTCACATCTCCCTCAACAGCTGGCAACTACTATCTGAAATCAACGGCCATGATCTAGCACCAAGTGGGCAAAGTGGGCAATGGTCATAACACACCAGCTTCTCTAAGATCCTCTTTCTTCTTTGCAACCTTATCTGTAAAGAGGCAAAACCAGAAGCAGAGCAAAACCACCATGACTGCCTCCACAGCTGCCCTCgctcttccttctctctccccCAAAACCCTAGCCCTCTATACCCCCAAAGCCGCCTCAATCCCGCTCTACTCCGCCCTAGCGCTCGGCTGTAAACCCATTTCAATTTCGGCCTCGTTTCTCAACTCCGGGAAGGGGTTTCAAAGCGTTTCGTCTCGGTTCGTCCGAAACGTCGCCGTCTCGTCCGAGTTCGAGCAGGATGAGGAGGTTCTCAGCGACGACGGAGAGGCCTCCCCTGAACCCAAGCTCTTCGTGGGTAACCTTCCCTTCAGCGTCGATAGCGCTCAGCTCGCTGGAATCTTCGAAAGCGCTGGAAATGTCGAGATGGTCGAGGTAGTTCCTTGTTTTCACTCGAAATTTAGTAACTTTTACATGAAATTTTGGTGAAAAGTGAAATGGGTGGGTGCTGGTTTTGTGTTTTGTGGGTTAAATATGGAGGTTTTCTTGCAGGTGATATATGACAAGACGACCGGAAGAAGCAGAGGATTTGGGTTTGTGACTATGTCCAGTGTTCAAGAAGCTGAATCTGCTGCTCGCCAGCTAAATGGCTATGTAAGTCTTCATATTTAAGTCTGACCATTTGCAGATATATTCTTATATATGCGAAAGTGTGAAATTTTGTGAATTTGTATGTTATCCGTAGTTGTATTAATTAACATTCATCGATTGTTCCGAGTCTGGAAGTCATTTGAGTAcctgtttattttttataactatGAGCAAGAGTTTCATGACATTATCGTGAAAACTATGTCGTTGATTGATGTTTGAAATTTGGTCAAAATTATTTCATTCTGAAATGGTTGTTTTGGAGCTTGATGTGGATTTTTTGGTGTAGTGATTGGTTGAGTTTCGTAATGGTTTTACTGAGTATTGCCGTCATTCGGTTGTATTTCATCCATGAGAACTGTCTGTATTGTATCTAAGCAAGACTTAATGGCATTTGGCAGGAACTTGACGGCAGGGCATTGAGGGTAAACTATGGACCTCCTCCCCCTCGGACTGAGGATTCCTCTTTCAGAGGTGCCAGAGGTCCcagaggtggtggtggtggttatgACTCTAACAACCGCCTTTACGTGGGCAACCTTGCATGGGGTGTTGACAATTTGGCTCTTGAGAACTTGTTTAGTGAGCAAGGAAAGGTTTTGGAAGCCAAGGTAGTTTTTGACAGGGACAGTGGCAGATCGAGGGGTTTCGGTTTTGTAACTTATGATACTGCTGATGAAATGAACAGTGCCATTGAATCATTGGATGGAGTTGTACGTATATCATTACCTCTTCTTAACAATATTGTTTCCATTTACGTGTACAATATTgtgttttataaattttgttttccgCAGGACTTGAATGGAAGATCTATCCGAGTGTCTGCAGCAGAACCTAGGCCAAGGCGTCAGTTTTAAATGTAAACTTCGCAGAGTCATTGGCCAACAGAATACTTGAtgggtttcttttctttccgTTTGCATTTAGGATCTAATATCTGCTGATACTTGTTTCAGATTTTTAGGATTGTAGCTGTGCCCCCATTGCTTTATCAAGAACGACAAGATCATGCTGCCTTGCGCCACGGTTGGCTTCGTGAGCGGTAGTGGTGGTTTTACATCTGCCTGTAGATGGACAAGAGCGGAGAAGAATGTTTTGAGAGTTGTAAGATTTATATTCCGAGTGGCTTGGCCCAGTTAAAGAACTGATTGTGATCAACTTATTTTGACAGTTCATAGATTTGGTACATCAAAATCATTACTGCATATGCTGCCTCCTCTCTTATGTCATTGAACGATAACATGATTGTTTTGACAGGAAATATAGAAAACCATTCTGCCACACCTTCAATATCTCTTGAATATGGTAGGTTATCCGTCCTAATATAATCTTAGACACCAAACGAGCCCTAGTGGACGTTGTGAGTAGATTAAATTTCATTGTTGATGGGTTTAACATCTAGCAGAGCTGCTTAGTCGTATAGTTTTGGCCTATCAATGGTTGCCATGTGCTCAGAAAAGTAAACAACTCGTCCAATCAGTGACTTTATGATTCCCACTGCATGCAGACTCCTTAGGTTCTATGGAGAAGGGAATGGAGTAATTTGAAGAAATGATTTCATAAACTTTTAATCACAAAATGCATTTGAATTTACCTCCCCTCGCTCTTAGTTTGAACATCGATTAATGTCGTATGAAAACGAACTTCTATTTTCTGCACACATTTTAAAAAAAGGTCAAACTTTTCGAAGTATTTTTTTAGCAAAGTTGTTGAATAATACACACATGAATGTTTTTCTGTGTGCCACGTGAGCATGCAAATTTCTTTACGGAATTGAAATGGATGGATGACATTGATGTGCACAATTAAACTTCAAGGACGACATTAACCGATATTGAAATTGTTAGATCAAAATGAGGAGAAACGCTGATACATGCCGACTCGGATATCCATGTGCACATCGAAGTCAAGGCGTGTTGGTTGACACTCGAAAAGGTGACAAAGCTAAAATATGGACTAATGTGTAATGGGCTTGTCTATCAGTCTCTTAGCATGACAAGATTCTTCGAAACATATTTCATGAATCTCATAGGGATATTCCTACAGCCTTTCTAACTTGCACCAGATGCTCTTTCCCTAACACCACATCGATGTTAGTCTAACTTTGTTTGTCTCTTTCTTTGAGTGTGTAGGTGTCCATCTATTCATTCTGCGGTGGAAGtcctttttgtgtgtgtgtgtgtgtgtgagaacAATTTGGTTCGGCTCGTTTCGATCAATTCAGTGGGATTATGCCCCACCCTAAATTTCAGTAACATTTTGTGATGATAAAAACCTATTTGATATAACTAGTAGCAGTTcatttgttttcagtttttcttGTCAATCAAATCTTGACGTTCATGGGgttataattatttaaaaacctATTTAATCTTGTAATGTTTAAAAATCCCTAATATTTATAAGAAGCATTACACAAGGAGATATTTACAAGtaatcacaaaagaaacatCTCAAAGAAAATTTACACAACATGAAGAGATATCTcaaagataataaaaataaaaatctgatATTCTCTGAAATTGTTGATTGCAATTGAAAGATTTAAAAGCACAATTAGTTGCAGGTAACTGTTGGACCGTTAGAGATGGGCAGGACATGATTGCCAGATTGAACAACAACATTGGAGCACTACAAGGCAAACCCAGAGGGAGACACGATGGGACTTTAGTGTGTGGCAAATGCAAGAATTAGCTGATTGCGGTGGAAAGAATCGAATACAGAACTTCCAGTAGTGCATATGTAAATGATCATGATCATTGAGCTACAAGACCGTAACAAATTTTGCTGGCTCTTGGATTGGGGGTTTCAAATTGTGCATGATACTTGAGTGGTTGGAGAAGGTTTTAACTTTTGTACATGGTGGGTGACAACTATATAGAAGAAGATAGTGTATCATTGTGGTGTCACAGAAGCTGTTGAGTATATCAGTTCTTGATTGCAATTTGGAAGGCATGTACATATGGTGGTCCACATGCACCCTGTGTTAAATAGAAACAGGCCTGGCCCAAAAAACCTCTGTGTTTGAAATTAAGCAAACAAATAGGAGAAACCCACAGGTGGAAAGAAATGGAAATGTGGGATTTGggccacttttttttttcttttgaacaagAAATTTATTATCTACGTTGAAGAGGAGGGAGTGGGCTTACCCTCATAATAAGTTAgcaataatttgattcaaatttgcctttgacgagaatcaaacctaagacctctcctctcacttataagtgaagatgaataccactacgatctaatactaagtggcacccactttttaattttattcttaaaaacaaaactaagGCACCCTAACGTAACTATATCATTGTattaaaatagaaagaaaaaaaaaaaaggcatttcCACCAGTTGCTAATTGTTTTGGGTTGGATGCTGACATTCTAATATTAACTCATCTTCGTACTATCGTAACTATTGTCCTTATTAAACAACCTACTGcccactttttttcttcttaaacaatagattttgttagattaaatgttagTTATGTCACCGATGGATTTTGAACCCACGCCGTCATGTGAGGGctcaatttattttcaccacTATGGTAAATGGCCATTTGCAACAACCTAGCCCACTTAGTCGAGATTATTAACTAATATCTACTATATAGAATTAAAGATtgtatttgtaaaaaaaattagttaaattAAAGATTATTTAATCATAACTAGTTGTAGTACACACATTATGaatgtgatttaaaatattataaagaattaaatttaatttgtgtaaaaaaaatttgtggatTTGAGAAGTTAGAAAAGTGGGGAAAAAGTAGACATGGTGCAAATGTGTGTGAGAGGGAGTTTAGATATTGAAAGGATGACATCGCTGTGAGGTttagtaaaaaaacaaaaaaagcaaaaatttaTTTGTGTGAAATTAATATAATTGTccaatttttatcttttaaatattttctttgaatTAGTGTAAAAGGGTATAACAGTAAATTCATTGGTTTTTGGTTGATAAACATGATTCTATTaatatgtatcaaataaatatatTGTCATCctgattaatttatttttattacctAAAATTCATTGAGTTttgtaattaacaaaaattagttacCCATGATTTGACTtgcgtttaattttttttaacacattCGGTGTCATGAGACATGCTAAAAAGACTCTTAAAGTGGGACACTTCATGGAGTCTTTGTCACCTCACggtttaacgttaattctcatgccaacattataaaacattatgtcAAAACATGAGGTGGTAAAAGTCCATAAAGAGTTTTTCTTTAGAGAAAGTTCTCACAGTTtatcaaaattataattttaagaaGTTTTATCTCCAAGTGAGAGTCTTTCTCACCCCTTAGTGTGAGGCTTACAAACTTAAGAAAATCAGGTGGCGCTGGCCCTAGTTTCGGCTGGGGTCGGTCGCTGTttccccctttctttctttctcttctctgtTATGTACTTCTACAGCTTAttcccccattttttttttctcctgaTCTATTCAATTCCACTTATACAGTTGGTATCCCTCATATTTGTTCATCCATATTCCTATTTTTAGCCATGAATACTGTTGAGATCGTGTGTAGAGCTCTAGTGTTTGCACTGGCTA from Pyrus communis chromosome 17, drPyrComm1.1, whole genome shotgun sequence includes the following:
- the LOC137721675 gene encoding RNA-binding protein CP29B, chloroplastic-like; this encodes MTASTAALALPSLSPKTLALYTPKAASIPLYSALALGCKPISISASFLNSGKGFQSVSSRFVRNVAVSSEFEQDEEVLSDDGEASPEPKLFVGNLPFSVDSAQLAGIFESAGNVEMVEVIYDKTTGRSRGFGFVTMSSVQEAESAARQLNGYELDGRALRVNYGPPPPRTEDSSFRGARGPRGGGGGYDSNNRLYVGNLAWGVDNLALENLFSEQGKVLEAKVVFDRDSGRSRGFGFVTYDTADEMNSAIESLDGVDLNGRSIRVSAAEPRPRRQF